The following are encoded together in the Planktothrix serta PCC 8927 genome:
- a CDS encoding nucleoside triphosphate pyrophosphohydrolase family protein — protein MNNNPLTPSIDSTEITTNFMEKSSTTHLQSLDDFLDQTLIKFNDPVCFNSVPDSAEIPPPLVQAMQGLIEIIAHLRSPNGAWPPHFPQTPENLIPYVTEEVSEVLASVKTHCISGSDILPHSPHPKDSKIQPPVILFLNTLIPQLLWNLAQTSYSFMRLLTGINAEILLPNQDWTSGKLRLVASLIIETENIQTSIDLATSFSPPPLINSEAYLQSNDCSFCQHPVESQSFLQQIINHLQDNFNQINFLTHPIKAQLLYPKSQWQPSQINIEIGLEFIPDPKTSEVSPFNYYLEPDHIEEDLFPNTPIQDVEYSILASVSQASLLTTQIRLTDPDIIQPYIHSQIQHYWSPWLKQKKNLQQVNQQPSPNLNPSPEPLSTLDSPTESLYLIELIQIADELVDVIYSPKSPSSLIHLQPEIPLIELSLRLLWQMVKSSYNVMQMLSGIKAKVLQPGLVWQTGTLRLLAVLNAEFLSDAWEVDIASSQPLKFDLHPIVPESIIQSDGSEWCRFPQSLEILKMQIINLLETIPELKSWVKGVKVDWGNSNQDLELSINWQSGFAQLSLDFEWIPDQTNFPESDHLSSL, from the coding sequence ATGAATAACAATCCCTTAACCCCATCAATTGATTCTACAGAAATCACAACAAATTTTATGGAAAAATCATCAACAACTCATCTTCAGAGCTTAGATGATTTTCTCGATCAAACCCTAATTAAGTTTAATGATCCGGTTTGCTTTAATTCAGTTCCTGACTCGGCTGAAATTCCCCCTCCTTTAGTCCAAGCTATGCAAGGATTAATTGAAATTATTGCACATTTGCGATCGCCCAATGGAGCATGGCCCCCCCATTTCCCCCAAACCCCTGAAAATCTAATTCCTTATGTTACCGAAGAAGTCTCTGAAGTTTTAGCATCTGTTAAAACTCACTGTATTTCTGGATCTGATATTTTGCCCCATTCTCCACACCCGAAAGACTCAAAAATTCAACCCCCAGTTATTTTATTCCTCAATACTTTAATTCCTCAACTGTTATGGAATTTGGCACAAACGTCATATTCATTCATGCGACTTTTAACCGGAATTAATGCTGAAATTTTATTACCCAATCAAGATTGGACTTCGGGAAAATTAAGATTAGTTGCTAGTTTGATCATTGAAACTGAAAATATACAAACTTCAATCGATTTAGCAACCAGTTTTTCACCCCCTCCTTTGATTAATTCTGAAGCTTATCTTCAATCTAATGACTGTTCTTTTTGTCAGCATCCTGTAGAATCTCAATCTTTCTTACAACAAATTATTAATCACCTTCAGGATAATTTTAATCAGATTAATTTCTTGACTCATCCTATTAAAGCTCAACTTCTCTATCCTAAAAGTCAATGGCAACCTAGTCAAATCAATATAGAAATCGGATTGGAATTTATTCCCGATCCTAAAACCTCAGAAGTCAGTCCTTTTAATTATTATTTAGAACCCGATCATATAGAAGAAGATTTATTCCCCAATACACCAATTCAAGATGTTGAATATTCGATTTTAGCTTCCGTTTCTCAAGCTTCATTATTAACCACACAAATTCGACTCACCGATCCCGATATTATTCAACCTTATATTCACAGCCAAATTCAACACTATTGGTCACCTTGGCTTAAACAAAAGAAAAATTTACAACAAGTCAATCAACAACCATCCCCTAATCTTAACCCTTCTCCAGAACCTTTATCAACCCTTGATTCTCCAACTGAATCGTTGTATTTAATCGAGTTAATTCAAATTGCTGATGAGTTAGTCGATGTGATTTACAGCCCCAAATCTCCTTCTAGTCTAATTCATCTTCAACCCGAAATCCCCTTAATAGAATTATCCCTAAGATTATTATGGCAAATGGTTAAAAGCAGTTACAATGTTATGCAAATGCTCAGTGGAATTAAAGCTAAAGTCTTGCAACCTGGATTAGTTTGGCAAACCGGAACATTGAGATTATTAGCGGTTTTAAATGCAGAATTTTTAAGCGATGCTTGGGAAGTCGATATTGCCAGTAGCCAACCTCTAAAATTCGACTTACACCCCATCGTCCCTGAATCTATTATTCAATCCGATGGGAGCGAATGGTGTCGATTTCCTCAATCCCTGGAAATTTTAAAGATGCAAATCATCAATTTATTAGAAACTATTCCCGAACTCAAAAGCTGGGTGAAAGGAGTCAAAGTAGATTGGGGAAATTCTAATCAAGATTTAGAATTATCTATTAATTGGCAATCGGGATTCGCTCAACTCAGTCTTGATTTTGAGTGGATTCCTGATCAGACCAATTTCCCAGAATCAGATCACTTGTCTTCTTTATAG
- a CDS encoding serine/threonine-protein kinase: MQASRYRILGLVGQGQFGKVYCASDRRTGQLVALKELSHQRAPTHQFLQELWFIISLQHPHIAACLGLEHIQTGRYLVMDYCEGGTVRHLLDQQDSLRLQEALNLIIGVLEGLHYIHQRGIIHCDIKPENILLTLQSQGWHSKLSDFGIARRLPLAGKFKADSKPSTFTGGSPAYMAPERFYGLYSPRSDIYAVGIVLFELLVGDRPFHGLPGELMWAHLNQRLQIPPEIPEVLQTVIQKALEKLPARRYSTATEMIEALKQVRVNPQIQSLADSIIVWKIPDSPPENPSPLSEANPPSAPLLLDHTISLPSVQHSRFPLSCIANFPYLYTAFGQSLEIWSTPQDSSLSVQQIDIFSEDEIKFSEPILAILPMGNGCCILTQNRIHHFTPFQRNPKFLLNLSTIKSLKNNHKKSIIYDNSEVKDNNLTTLKLASSQDLLYRIAIEPESRYMALAFSGQLRFYSLTEKFGSTCIKPIKRLSFSVPQVPEILFLDRRHLLVIWLNFKQQNFNMLRVYTRRGIPIGNLKLSIPLKQLLSTPQPYTLLGIGLDDQPQLVLLRLKPLSVIRIPLSSPPTLACATPWGYVIADQQGKYTFFNLEGNFLGNYLGPVSPQAMTPWGETGLAIVTHPDQQGYLHFVKSINFEQDL; the protein is encoded by the coding sequence ATGCAGGCTTCTCGATACCGAATTTTGGGGTTAGTAGGACAAGGCCAGTTTGGTAAAGTTTACTGTGCCAGTGATCGTCGCACGGGACAACTGGTGGCTTTGAAGGAACTGAGTCATCAACGCGCACCCACTCACCAGTTTTTACAGGAACTTTGGTTTATTATTAGTCTGCAACATCCCCACATTGCCGCCTGTCTAGGTCTTGAACATATCCAGACAGGACGCTATTTGGTGATGGACTATTGTGAAGGGGGAACAGTTCGTCATCTTCTCGACCAACAGGATTCTCTGCGGTTACAAGAAGCGTTAAACCTGATTATTGGGGTTTTAGAAGGTTTACACTACATTCATCAACGGGGTATTATTCATTGTGACATTAAACCTGAAAATATCCTACTTACCCTACAATCCCAAGGATGGCATTCAAAATTATCAGACTTTGGGATTGCTCGCCGTCTTCCCCTGGCTGGAAAATTTAAAGCGGACAGTAAACCCTCCACCTTTACCGGGGGATCTCCCGCTTATATGGCTCCAGAACGGTTTTATGGTCTTTATTCGCCCCGATCCGATATTTATGCCGTTGGGATTGTATTATTTGAGCTTTTAGTCGGCGATCGCCCCTTTCATGGTTTACCGGGGGAGTTGATGTGGGCGCACTTAAATCAACGGTTGCAAATCCCCCCAGAAATTCCAGAAGTCTTACAAACCGTAATTCAAAAAGCTTTAGAAAAACTCCCGGCTCGTCGCTACAGCACCGCAACCGAGATGATAGAAGCATTGAAACAAGTCCGGGTTAATCCCCAAATTCAAAGTCTTGCTGACTCTATTATTGTTTGGAAAATCCCTGATTCTCCCCCAGAAAATCCTTCCCCATTATCGGAAGCTAATCCTCCTAGTGCTCCTTTATTACTTGATCATACGATTTCTTTACCCTCGGTTCAGCATTCCAGATTTCCCCTAAGTTGTATTGCCAATTTTCCTTATCTTTATACAGCCTTTGGTCAAAGTTTAGAAATTTGGTCTACTCCCCAAGATTCCTCTCTATCAGTTCAGCAAATTGATATTTTTTCTGAAGATGAAATTAAATTTTCTGAACCGATTCTAGCAATTCTTCCGATGGGAAATGGCTGTTGCATTCTGACTCAAAATCGAATCCATCACTTCACTCCTTTTCAAAGAAATCCTAAATTTTTGTTAAACTTGAGTACGATTAAATCTCTAAAAAATAATCATAAAAAATCAATTATCTATGATAACTCGGAGGTAAAAGATAATAATTTAACGACTTTAAAACTAGCATCATCTCAAGATTTACTGTATAGAATAGCAATTGAACCTGAAAGTCGCTATATGGCTTTAGCATTTTCAGGACAATTACGATTTTATTCCTTAACAGAAAAATTTGGTTCTACTTGTATCAAACCGATCAAAAGATTATCATTTTCTGTTCCTCAAGTTCCAGAAATTCTATTTTTAGATCGCCGACATTTACTCGTAATTTGGTTAAACTTTAAGCAACAAAATTTTAATATGCTCAGGGTCTATACTCGCCGAGGAATACCCATTGGAAATCTTAAATTATCAATTCCTTTAAAACAACTGCTTTCGACTCCCCAACCCTATACTTTATTAGGTATAGGACTAGATGATCAACCCCAGCTTGTCCTATTACGTTTAAAACCTCTCAGTGTGATTCGGATTCCTTTAAGTTCTCCACCCACCCTCGCTTGCGCGACCCCCTGGGGATATGTTATAGCGGATCAACAGGGAAAATACACCTTTTTTAATTTAGAAGGGAATTTTTTAGGGAATTATCTTGGCCCTGTTTCTCCTCAAGCCATGACCCCTTGGGGAGAAACAGGTTTAGCCATTGTCACTCATCCCGATCAACAAGGTTATTTACATTTTGTAAAATCTATTAATTTTGAGCAAGACTTATGA
- a CDS encoding 2Fe-2S iron-sulfur cluster-binding protein, translated as MAKILRLEPIAEEMAVKTNSNLLSALMTKELHVLKECGGRGMCATCHVFIKEGMDGLSKVSRREQRTLEVITTAKPNSRLACQAHVIGEGIVVELPSGMYIDAIEDIESLVGRRAEQELLHPITGEVVVEAGKLITRSILTQLKETRLQVGEYLARTRNAKDDGNQ; from the coding sequence ATGGCTAAAATACTTCGACTAGAACCAATTGCCGAAGAAATGGCAGTTAAGACTAATTCTAATTTGCTTTCGGCATTAATGACTAAGGAACTTCACGTTCTGAAAGAATGTGGGGGGCGGGGAATGTGTGCAACCTGCCATGTTTTTATTAAAGAGGGCATGGATGGTTTATCTAAAGTTAGCCGTCGTGAACAAAGAACTCTGGAAGTAATCACAACAGCCAAACCCAATTCCCGTTTAGCTTGTCAAGCTCACGTGATTGGGGAAGGAATTGTTGTTGAATTACCTTCTGGGATGTATATTGATGCCATCGAAGATATAGAATCGTTAGTTGGGCGACGAGCAGAACAGGAACTTCTGCATCCGATTACAGGGGAAGTTGTGGTTGAAGCTGGAAAATTGATTACTCGATCAATTCTGACTCAGTTGAAAGAAACTCGTTTACAAGTGGGCGAATATCTAGCTCGAACTCGTAACGCTAAAGATGACGGGAATCAGTAA
- a CDS encoding globin family protein: MLTQLQRLSVEVDGRYATPEELDFLRSYLETFKYRVSAYQKIKKNESVIIDQIQDKLLQQNPEIFIQGSVDFTSKWRLDTIRVLRYSALALLIDDPDYLRERLLVWFATILQAFKVQNLTQLTYQGMSDVIESYLTPEENDLFLPLIKLDLAILCKKRFS; this comes from the coding sequence ATGTTGACTCAGTTACAACGTTTGAGTGTTGAAGTCGATGGCCGTTATGCAACACCAGAAGAATTAGACTTTTTAAGGTCTTATTTGGAAACGTTTAAATATCGCGTCAGCGCCTATCAAAAAATCAAAAAGAATGAATCTGTTATTATTGATCAAATTCAAGACAAACTCCTACAACAGAACCCGGAAATTTTCATTCAGGGTTCTGTTGATTTCACCTCAAAATGGCGTTTAGATACCATCCGAGTTTTACGATATTCAGCCCTGGCTTTATTAATAGATGATCCTGATTACTTACGAGAACGCTTGTTAGTTTGGTTTGCGACTATTTTACAAGCGTTTAAAGTCCAAAATTTAACTCAATTAACTTACCAAGGGATGTCTGATGTTATAGAAAGCTATTTAACGCCAGAAGAAAATGATTTATTTTTACCTCTAATTAAACTGGATTTAGCCATTTTGTGTAAAAAAAGATTTTCCTAA
- a CDS encoding pentapeptide repeat-containing protein: MDAIELLSRYADGERDFKGVSLRGIILSTNSYRPNTVPTLGLANIREPQNRPHLIGADLSNADLSEAHLSVVNLSKANLTGANLTGANLSGASLSGTILTGANLSRVNLEGAHLNWANLQEADLNHGNLKSADFSSAILLEAVLTQACLIKAYLIKANLRQAILKNADLTQANLKDVDLSGADLSQATIVRANLSGANLIGADLSKAQMLKANLRHADLTDAFLNSASLLEADLNEANLSRANLSKANLSKTYLRNVCLNGAHLSGINLSGADLGGIDLRQKLLTGINLAGAYLSEANLAGALLMDANLSSSNLSSANLSKACLINADLRNTHLGNVNLSEANLMGANLSKADLRGANLKGAILANAEIKGAQLQGAILPNGKVYT, translated from the coding sequence ATGGACGCTATTGAACTACTGAGTCGATATGCAGACGGAGAACGGGATTTTAAAGGCGTCAGTCTACGAGGCATTATTCTGAGTACCAATTCTTATCGACCCAATACGGTACCAACTCTGGGTTTAGCTAATATTCGAGAACCTCAAAATCGACCTCATCTCATTGGTGCAGATTTAAGTAATGCTGACTTAAGCGAAGCCCATCTCAGTGTCGTTAATCTAAGTAAAGCCAATTTAACCGGAGCCAATTTAACCGGGGCTAATCTGAGTGGAGCCAGTCTGAGTGGCACAATTTTAACTGGGGCTAATCTGAGTCGGGTTAATCTGGAAGGGGCTCACCTAAATTGGGCAAATTTGCAAGAGGCTGATCTTAATCATGGTAATCTCAAAAGTGCTGATTTTAGTTCTGCAATTCTCCTAGAAGCTGTTTTGACTCAAGCCTGTTTGATCAAAGCTTATTTAATTAAAGCGAATCTCCGTCAAGCCATCTTAAAAAACGCGGATTTAACTCAAGCGAATTTGAAAGATGTAGACTTATCAGGAGCAGATTTGAGTCAAGCTACAATTGTCCGCGCTAATTTAAGTGGTGCTAATTTGATAGGTGCTGATTTGAGTAAAGCTCAAATGTTAAAAGCGAATTTAAGACACGCTGATTTAACAGATGCTTTTCTCAATTCCGCTAGTTTATTAGAAGCGGATCTGAATGAGGCGAACTTGAGCCGCGCCAATCTCAGTAAAGCTAATTTGAGCAAAACCTATCTTAGGAATGTGTGTTTAAATGGTGCTCATTTAAGTGGGATTAATTTAAGTGGTGCTGACTTAGGTGGAATTGATTTAAGACAAAAATTATTAACGGGAATTAATTTAGCTGGGGCTTATTTAAGCGAAGCTAATTTAGCGGGAGCATTACTCATGGATGCGAACTTAAGTTCTAGTAACTTAAGTTCTGCTAACTTAAGCAAAGCTTGTCTGATTAATGCTGATTTAAGAAATACTCATCTGGGTAATGTAAATTTAAGCGAAGCGAATTTAATGGGAGCTAATTTGAGCAAGGCTGATTTAAGAGGTGCTAATTTAAAAGGGGCTATTTTAGCGAATGCTGAAATTAAGGGTGCACAGTTACAGGGTGCTATCTTACCCAATGGAAAAGTTTATACATGA
- a CDS encoding V4R domain-containing protein, whose translation MIEITNLLTKPQLPGNYFAYNAYVKGDLELGLLENRLGGRLLGLPSTLLQAIYAGLEQETGQASRLVLFNCGRWWGKNFYIRFCEEISEYYDKAVAQMEMIEFIQCLQQCWKTHGWGTFDFDAQYVNAGFLIIITKNSPFASVAPPWNRPVCFLEAGVFSSFFSRLTGRELHCVQTTCESMGADCNQFILGLSNRLQSVEALVDQGKDHETILKELCETA comes from the coding sequence ATGATTGAAATTACCAATTTACTCACTAAACCCCAACTTCCAGGCAACTATTTCGCCTATAATGCTTATGTGAAGGGGGATCTAGAATTAGGTTTGCTAGAAAATCGCCTGGGTGGGCGTCTACTGGGTCTTCCCTCAACCCTGCTTCAGGCAATTTATGCGGGGTTAGAACAAGAAACGGGTCAAGCCAGCCGCTTAGTCTTATTCAATTGCGGTCGTTGGTGGGGAAAGAATTTTTATATCCGTTTTTGTGAAGAAATCAGTGAATATTATGACAAAGCTGTCGCTCAGATGGAAATGATCGAATTCATCCAGTGTTTACAGCAATGTTGGAAAACTCATGGTTGGGGAACATTTGATTTTGATGCCCAGTATGTTAACGCTGGATTCCTAATTATAATTACAAAAAATTCCCCCTTTGCCAGTGTGGCTCCTCCCTGGAACCGACCTGTTTGTTTTTTGGAAGCGGGTGTTTTTAGTTCTTTCTTTAGTCGATTAACAGGGCGAGAACTCCATTGTGTTCAAACTACCTGTGAATCGATGGGTGCAGATTGTAATCAATTTATTCTCGGTTTGAGTAATCGTTTACAATCGGTGGAAGCTTTAGTTGATCAAGGAAAAGATCATGAAACTATTCTGAAGGAACTCTGTGAAACAGCGTGA
- a CDS encoding globin family protein yields MQAELNELLVQAENRYLQTEELLGFKSYAETLAQRLKIYEFLRDREVVIFQPIADQIQTQFPQEKQERLEQILQQWILIFRHSAMAMLLNDSKYLQERVIDWLLGLVQAHNSQAIDTQVYQLLNTRLNELLSPKALIFLQPFLEQVKTHLLEPGTQKSTR; encoded by the coding sequence ATGCAAGCCGAATTAAATGAATTATTAGTTCAAGCGGAAAATCGTTATCTTCAAACGGAAGAATTGCTGGGTTTTAAAAGCTATGCAGAAACTTTAGCCCAACGATTGAAAATTTATGAATTTCTTCGGGATCGGGAAGTTGTTATATTTCAACCGATTGCCGATCAAATCCAAACCCAATTTCCTCAAGAAAAACAAGAACGCTTAGAACAAATTCTACAACAATGGATTCTGATTTTTCGCCATAGTGCGATGGCGATGTTATTGAATGATTCCAAATACCTTCAAGAACGAGTCATTGATTGGTTATTGGGTTTAGTTCAAGCCCACAATAGCCAAGCAATTGATACTCAAGTTTATCAATTGCTCAATACTCGTTTAAACGAATTACTCTCGCCCAAAGCATTGATTTTCTTACAACCCTTCTTGGAACAGGTCAAAACTCATTTACTAGAACCTGGAACACAGAAGAGTACACGGTAA
- a CDS encoding V4R domain-containing protein — MVLTTATPDLIQHQSKLKRTNPKAHNHYRFQDFFSFDSSMGTVTDWNQMRNIFTSEDFIIGLVEGLEEEVGNASSVIMYTIGKEWGVKDAAFFQQWYEAEFGQSIRQSNLMFLLETWWWPFTSQGWGRWEVDMSDRKHGCIFINLFDSAVARSLGDVGKPVCHIYAGLFAGFFSNLVKKSLSCIELQCYSMGETYCKFLLGNPDRIDAAGFWLNEGATARDIQRKLQDGVVLR, encoded by the coding sequence ATGGTCTTAACCACCGCCACCCCAGATCTTATTCAGCATCAATCTAAACTAAAACGAACCAATCCTAAAGCCCATAATCATTATCGATTTCAAGATTTTTTCAGCTTTGACTCATCAATGGGTACGGTGACAGACTGGAATCAAATGCGTAATATCTTTACCAGTGAAGATTTTATTATTGGTTTAGTTGAGGGATTAGAAGAAGAAGTTGGCAATGCCTCATCTGTGATTATGTACACCATTGGCAAAGAATGGGGCGTTAAGGATGCCGCATTTTTCCAACAGTGGTATGAAGCCGAGTTTGGTCAAAGTATTCGACAGTCTAACCTGATGTTTTTATTAGAAACCTGGTGGTGGCCGTTTACCTCCCAAGGTTGGGGACGTTGGGAAGTAGACATGAGCGATCGCAAACACGGTTGTATCTTTATTAACTTATTTGACTCGGCTGTTGCTCGAAGTCTCGGAGATGTAGGAAAACCCGTTTGTCATATTTATGCGGGATTATTTGCCGGATTTTTTAGCAATTTGGTCAAGAAAAGTCTAAGTTGTATTGAACTGCAATGTTATTCGATGGGAGAAACCTATTGTAAATTTCTATTAGGAAACCCTGATCGGATTGATGCTGCGGGTTTCTGGTTAAATGAAGGTGCAACAGCCAGAGATATTCAACGGAAATTACAAGATGGAGTTGTGTTGCGATGA
- a CDS encoding caspase family protein: MNTQPKMMKHHVCIAVGINQYQYLQPLNYAQKDAEAIYKFWVDDAGFPQDKSLLITDNSPQVSRMSTYPSQENILDWVESFCKEQLSHEDVLWFFFSGYGFSKEGQDYLLPIDGNPAQLETTGIPIQKLFDNLKAAPTDKILVLLDINRSQGSHAGESVGTQTVELARQLQIPTILSCQPDELSRETSALRQGFFTSALLEGLKAGETSTLDQLIQFLEVRLPELTEQHIRPKQNPVCAVYPANKRLQALLPENRQVASVSSSNGMREMNMATVEPYQNGNVPVSEDPLKVSTSLNRGNGDLGTQTNEPAPKEDLSSNSATSVPQTNPESPAHSTEDTMTDSSFLQRLILWSGATALVLLLGVFLTNKPIFIGQKTAKSSIETATVVPASKPTSAPVTTETAPPPQTPPTADQLLIQSKLLLKDTSASGFSRAIFVARQIPDGDQKFKEAQADIEQWSQTILDIAEGRAQSQNLQGAVDALKLLPDANPAIYKQGQQQLEQWNAQLDLLNNNQGILSQAKALIKPDQASSYSNAIAQAEQIPADQPGYSEAQKLINQWGNEIWEIAQSRAQKKQYTNAIEAAELVPQNASAYPAAQKAIPDWKTKAKQKK; this comes from the coding sequence GTGAATACACAACCCAAAATGATGAAACATCACGTTTGTATTGCCGTTGGCATTAATCAATATCAATATCTGCAACCCTTAAACTATGCCCAAAAGGATGCAGAAGCTATCTATAAATTTTGGGTAGATGATGCTGGATTTCCTCAAGACAAGAGTTTATTGATCACCGATAACTCACCCCAGGTGTCGAGGATGTCCACCTATCCCAGCCAAGAAAATATTTTAGATTGGGTTGAATCCTTCTGCAAAGAGCAATTGAGCCATGAGGATGTCCTCTGGTTTTTCTTTAGTGGCTATGGGTTTAGTAAAGAGGGACAGGACTACTTACTGCCCATTGATGGTAACCCAGCGCAGTTAGAAACAACGGGGATTCCCATTCAAAAGTTGTTTGATAATCTTAAGGCTGCTCCAACGGATAAAATTTTAGTATTGTTGGATATTAACCGAAGTCAAGGATCGCACGCTGGGGAAAGTGTGGGAACTCAAACGGTCGAACTCGCCCGCCAGTTGCAAATTCCGACGATTTTATCTTGTCAGCCCGATGAGTTATCACGCGAAACGTCGGCTCTGCGGCAAGGATTCTTTACCTCGGCGTTATTGGAAGGGTTAAAGGCTGGAGAAACTTCAACCTTAGACCAATTAATCCAGTTTTTAGAGGTACGTTTACCGGAATTAACCGAACAACATATCAGACCCAAACAAAATCCAGTATGCGCTGTGTATCCAGCCAATAAACGACTACAGGCACTTTTACCTGAAAATCGTCAGGTAGCAAGTGTTAGTTCTTCTAATGGTATGAGGGAAATGAATATGGCGACTGTAGAACCCTACCAGAATGGTAATGTTCCTGTATCTGAAGATCCTCTGAAAGTGTCTACATCCTTAAATCGAGGGAATGGAGATCTGGGAACGCAGACGAATGAACCTGCTCCGAAAGAGGATTTGTCTTCAAATTCTGCAACTTCTGTACCGCAGACGAACCCCGAATCTCCTGCACATTCAACAGAGGATACTATGACAGATAGTTCATTTTTACAACGGTTAATTCTTTGGAGTGGAGCAACGGCTCTGGTGCTCCTATTGGGTGTTTTTCTGACCAATAAACCTATATTTATCGGTCAAAAAACGGCTAAGTCTTCTATAGAAACTGCAACGGTTGTTCCGGCTTCAAAACCGACATCAGCACCCGTCACGACAGAAACAGCACCCCCACCTCAAACTCCTCCTACTGCTGATCAGTTATTAATTCAATCAAAACTACTTTTAAAAGATACTTCGGCTTCGGGTTTTAGTAGAGCGATTTTTGTAGCCCGACAAATTCCTGATGGTGATCAGAAGTTTAAGGAAGCCCAAGCTGATATCGAACAATGGAGTCAAACGATTCTGGATATAGCCGAAGGACGTGCTCAAAGTCAAAATTTACAAGGCGCGGTTGATGCTCTTAAGTTGCTCCCTGATGCTAATCCGGCGATTTATAAACAGGGGCAACAACAGCTTGAACAGTGGAATGCTCAGTTAGATCTACTGAACAATAATCAAGGAATTCTAAGCCAAGCTAAAGCTTTAATTAAGCCCGATCAAGCTTCCTCTTATAGTAATGCGATCGCCCAAGCTGAACAAATTCCTGCGGATCAACCGGGATATTCAGAAGCTCAAAAATTAATTAATCAATGGGGAAATGAAATCTGGGAAATTGCTCAATCTCGTGCTCAGAAAAAACAATATACTAATGCCATTGAAGCGGCTGAATTAGTACCCCAAAATGCCTCTGCTTACCCCGCAGCCCAAAAAGCGATTCCAGACTGGAAAACAAAAGCCAAACAGAAGAAATAA
- the msrA gene encoding peptide-methionine (S)-S-oxide reductase MsrA gives MYIFGLGKKLKMPSPSDALPGRTEAMPVPDKHYVNGNPLKPPFPAGLEMVILGMGCFWGAERRFWQQEGVFSTAVGYAAGITPNPTYEEVCSGLTGHNEVVRVVYDPKIISYEQLLKVFWESHNPTQGMRQGNDVGTQYRSGIYTYTDKQRELAEASRDAYETALKQAGLGTITTEILEAPEFYYAESYHQQYLAKNPNGYCGLGGTQVKLPESSVGC, from the coding sequence ATGTACATCTTTGGACTCGGTAAAAAGCTGAAAATGCCTTCCCCCTCCGATGCCTTACCTGGACGGACGGAAGCGATGCCTGTACCCGATAAACATTATGTTAACGGCAATCCCCTCAAACCGCCCTTTCCCGCAGGCTTAGAAATGGTGATATTGGGTATGGGTTGTTTTTGGGGTGCAGAACGTCGGTTTTGGCAACAGGAAGGGGTCTTTAGTACCGCCGTTGGTTATGCAGCCGGAATTACCCCTAACCCCACCTATGAAGAAGTTTGTAGCGGGTTAACGGGACATAACGAAGTGGTGCGAGTCGTCTATGATCCCAAAATCATCAGTTATGAACAATTGCTTAAAGTTTTTTGGGAAAGCCATAACCCGACTCAGGGAATGCGTCAGGGTAACGATGTGGGGACACAATACCGTTCAGGAATTTATACTTATACCGATAAACAACGTGAATTAGCTGAAGCCTCACGGGATGCCTATGAAACTGCCCTTAAACAAGCAGGTCTTGGCACAATCACAACAGAAATTCTGGAAGCACCCGAATTTTATTACGCTGAAAGTTACCATCAACAATATTTAGCCAAAAATCCTAATGGTTATTGTGGTTTAGGTGGAACTCAGGTAAAACTTCCAGAATCGAGTGTTGGCTGTTGA